A genome region from Kosmotoga arenicorallina S304 includes the following:
- a CDS encoding 6-phosphofructokinase translates to MKIGILTGGGDCPGLNAVIRGIVKSSPEDVEILGIMHGWKGLVDLEYTVLTDDDVEGIHIIGGTILGTSRTNPFRSKELSEKLEENIKKLGIDAIIAIGGDDTLSVAAKLSSMGYNVIGVPKTIDNDVSNTDFTFGYHTAVNVGADAIDRLHSTAKSHGRVIIVELMGRDAGWITIEAGLAAGAHLILIPEYPMTLNEIVEYVKRRMENKGYMIIAVAEGFKPTELENIVGDKSEIDAFGHIRLGGIAHYMSEIIKERTGYDTRSVVLGHLLRGGTPTAFDRVLGTRYGVHAMKLVIDRDFGRMVALRGNEIVSIPLEYAIATKKFVPFDYYKLAQIFFG, encoded by the coding sequence ATGAAAATAGGAATCTTAACAGGTGGTGGAGATTGTCCGGGATTAAATGCTGTTATCAGGGGTATTGTCAAATCTTCCCCGGAAGACGTTGAAATTCTTGGTATAATGCACGGCTGGAAAGGGCTCGTGGATCTTGAATACACTGTTTTGACTGATGACGATGTTGAAGGCATCCATATTATTGGAGGTACAATCCTTGGGACTTCAAGAACCAACCCATTCAGGAGCAAGGAGTTAAGCGAAAAATTAGAAGAAAATATAAAAAAGCTCGGAATCGATGCAATCATTGCCATCGGCGGGGACGATACGCTTTCAGTGGCTGCCAAGCTTTCATCGATGGGATATAACGTTATCGGTGTTCCTAAAACAATTGATAATGATGTTTCAAATACAGATTTCACTTTTGGATATCATACCGCAGTGAACGTTGGCGCTGATGCCATTGACAGATTACATTCGACTGCTAAATCTCATGGTAGGGTAATAATCGTTGAGCTCATGGGACGTGATGCTGGCTGGATCACTATTGAGGCTGGTCTTGCAGCTGGTGCGCATTTAATCCTTATTCCCGAATATCCGATGACACTGAATGAAATTGTTGAGTATGTCAAGAGAAGAATGGAGAACAAAGGCTATATGATCATCGCTGTTGCCGAAGGATTCAAGCCTACGGAACTTGAAAATATTGTCGGGGACAAAAGCGAGATAGATGCCTTCGGACATATCAGGTTGGGTGGAATAGCGCACTACATGTCTGAAATCATTAAGGAAAGAACGGGATATGATACACGTTCAGTGGTTCTGGGTCACCTTTTAAGAGGTGGGACGCCTACGGCTTTTGATAGAGTTCTTGGAACAAGATATGGCGTTCATGCGATGAAGCTTGTAATCGACAGAGATTTCGGCAGAATGGTTGCGCTAAGGGGAAACGAAATCGTTTCTATCCCACTCGAATACGCAATTGCAACGAAAAAATTTGTTCCCTTTGATTATTATAAGCTCGCACAGATTTTCTTTGGATAG
- a CDS encoding type II secretion system protein, which translates to MRKKGFSLVELLIVLAVMAALIATITPVALNAIRKAKATQVAQNLKTLASAFENKLYVDGTSEVTTDVSVLARDVNASKYSIAYAESSGNYTVTICYKGDDVNVDQVSNVLKEATSTKPGYTPTSGELTGTVFYTIEFNVY; encoded by the coding sequence ATGAGAAAAAAGGGTTTTTCACTTGTTGAACTACTAATAGTTTTGGCAGTAATGGCTGCACTCATCGCAACAATCACGCCCGTGGCATTGAATGCCATTAGAAAAGCAAAAGCTACTCAGGTCGCCCAAAATCTAAAAACCCTTGCAAGCGCCTTTGAAAATAAGCTGTATGTTGATGGCACTAGTGAAGTTACAACAGATGTATCTGTCCTGGCTAGAGATGTAAATGCAAGTAAATACAGTATAGCGTATGCAGAAAGTAGTGGCAATTATACTGTTACTATTTGTTATAAGGGCGACGACGTTAATGTCGATCAAGTTAGCAATGTTCTCAAAGAAGCCACTAGCACAAAACCGGGTTACACGCCAACTTCTGGAGAATTGACAGGAACTGTTTTCTATACCATTGAGTTTAACGTTTATTGA
- a CDS encoding FKBP-type peptidyl-prolyl cis-trans isomerase, which yields MGAAKKGNTVRVHYTGKFETGEVFDTSVNRNPLEFTVGNGQVIKGFDEAIVGMKVGEKKTVNIPFEEAYGPHMDELVFSFSREDLPEDLNPEIGQRLQMVTGDGKRINVTITAISEKDITLDANHPLAGKNLIFEIELVEILN from the coding sequence ATGGGCGCAGCAAAGAAGGGAAATACCGTAAGGGTGCATTACACAGGGAAATTTGAAACTGGCGAAGTATTTGACACTTCAGTTAATCGAAATCCGCTTGAATTCACCGTAGGTAACGGGCAAGTCATAAAAGGCTTTGATGAAGCAATTGTAGGTATGAAGGTTGGAGAAAAGAAAACTGTCAACATCCCCTTTGAAGAAGCCTATGGACCGCATATGGATGAGCTTGTTTTCAGTTTTAGCAGAGAAGACCTCCCGGAAGATCTTAATCCTGAAATCGGCCAGAGACTACAGATGGTGACCGGTGATGGGAAAAGGATCAATGTGACCATAACGGCAATCTCTGAAAAGGATATAACGCTTGATGCAAATCACCCCCTGGCAGGAAAAAACCTGATTTTCGAAATTGAGCTTGTCGAGATATTGAACTGA
- the amrS gene encoding AmmeMemoRadiSam system radical SAM enzyme, with protein MKPAIYFNELEDDVLQCTLCPNRCIIKPGHVGICKARKNIKGMMYSLNYGELTSIAMDPIEKKPLYHYYPGSEILSVGSWGCNLQCDFCQNWEISKQRPKIINRVVPDQLIEIAKNRNSFGLAFTYNEPSVSFEFILDTARNAIREGIEIVLVTNGYIDEEPLNLLVQSVNAVNIDLKGWNSAFYRKIGGEKKHVLKTIEKALQANVHVELTTLIIPGENDSAEDMVEEARWISSLSPDVPLHITRYYPAYKYDIPPTPIETLSKLWELARERLNYVYLGNIPDATESNTYCPSCGALLIERNGYSTEIKNLDEEGRCSKCGKEIPVIL; from the coding sequence ATGAAACCAGCTATTTACTTCAATGAGCTGGAAGATGATGTCTTGCAGTGTACACTTTGCCCTAACAGATGCATAATAAAACCCGGTCATGTGGGTATATGTAAAGCCAGAAAGAATATCAAGGGCATGATGTATTCACTTAACTATGGCGAACTGACATCGATAGCAATGGACCCGATTGAAAAAAAGCCATTGTATCACTATTATCCCGGTTCAGAAATACTTTCAGTTGGTTCCTGGGGTTGTAATTTGCAATGTGACTTTTGCCAGAACTGGGAGATTTCAAAGCAAAGGCCAAAAATAATAAATCGTGTTGTACCGGACCAGCTTATAGAAATAGCAAAAAACCGTAATTCTTTTGGTCTTGCTTTCACTTATAATGAACCATCTGTTTCTTTCGAATTCATACTCGACACTGCAAGGAACGCTATTAGAGAGGGCATCGAAATCGTTCTGGTCACCAACGGATATATTGATGAAGAACCCCTTAATTTGCTGGTGCAATCGGTCAATGCAGTGAATATTGACCTGAAAGGGTGGAATTCAGCCTTTTACAGAAAAATTGGCGGCGAAAAAAAGCACGTATTAAAGACCATCGAAAAAGCTCTCCAGGCCAATGTTCATGTTGAACTCACAACACTGATCATTCCCGGTGAAAATGACTCTGCTGAAGATATGGTCGAAGAAGCCAGATGGATTTCTTCACTCTCGCCTGATGTACCTTTACATATTACCCGTTATTATCCTGCTTACAAGTACGACATACCGCCGACGCCTATTGAAACGCTTTCCAAATTGTGGGAGTTAGCGCGTGAACGGCTTAATTATGTTTATCTCGGTAACATTCCCGATGCAACAGAAAGCAATACATACTGTCCTTCCTGCGGGGCGCTTCTTATTGAAAGAAATGGATACAGCACAGAAATCAAAAACCTGGATGAAGAAGGCAGGTGCTCCAAGTGCGGCAAAGAAATTCCCGTAATCCTTTGA
- a CDS encoding S8 family serine peptidase — protein sequence MAVYLAGCFPRSNSRVKVYGKIELYKGDAAISRFFSVQEFSEIVSGNEYIIKINKDVSMNEIVEKLPLGAKLVASLSIPSKSKYLLVIAEGPQQLNGIPGVETVKENENFRLLKTPNDPRIDDQWNISRIGAPGAWDIITGSPLVTVAVVDSGVRADHVDLNGVFLDIGYDFIDNDSDPTDPDSLSYYHGTHVSGIISALTDNSEGIAGVCWGGENGIKLLPIRALSAFEGDGYSIASGIVYAVEHGAKVINLSLGGPDDELVKDAIEFAYENDVIVVASSGNDATDTLLFPAAYPQTIAVGATDIHDDKAWYSNYGSNLDLLAPGGDVIGGILSTYATDSYAYLAGTSMAAPQVSAAAALLISAGFTGTEELREALTASASDLGTPGYDIYYGAGLLQIDAALKYAEHNIDSEPFIIEAVDPYSNKPLASCIADSNGEYSLEVPPVPFYLQVWQDFDHDGEISTGDFFGYYGYNGGDVLAGNPATITGEVFKEIEVDFPFAPVLTKDHD from the coding sequence TTGGCCGTTTATCTTGCTGGGTGCTTTCCGCGCTCAAATAGCAGGGTAAAAGTATACGGCAAAATAGAGCTGTACAAAGGAGATGCTGCCATCTCCCGCTTTTTTTCTGTCCAGGAATTTAGTGAAATAGTTTCCGGAAATGAATATATTATAAAAATCAACAAAGATGTTTCTATGAATGAAATTGTTGAAAAACTACCCCTGGGAGCCAAGCTTGTCGCGAGCCTCTCTATTCCCAGCAAATCGAAGTATTTGCTGGTAATTGCGGAAGGACCTCAGCAATTGAACGGTATACCGGGGGTTGAGACTGTAAAGGAAAACGAGAATTTCAGATTGCTCAAAACGCCCAACGATCCTCGAATTGATGACCAATGGAATATAAGCAGAATTGGAGCACCAGGTGCCTGGGATATCATCACCGGTTCTCCCCTCGTTACAGTTGCGGTAGTGGATTCCGGCGTGAGAGCGGATCATGTTGACTTGAACGGTGTCTTTCTTGATATAGGCTACGACTTCATAGACAATGACTCTGATCCAACTGATCCGGATAGCCTTTCTTATTACCATGGAACTCACGTTTCTGGCATTATCTCAGCTCTTACTGACAATTCAGAGGGAATTGCCGGGGTTTGCTGGGGAGGGGAAAATGGAATAAAACTTCTGCCAATAAGGGCTCTAAGCGCTTTTGAAGGTGATGGATACAGCATCGCAAGCGGTATTGTATACGCTGTTGAACATGGCGCAAAAGTGATAAATTTAAGCCTTGGCGGTCCTGACGATGAGCTTGTAAAGGATGCAATAGAATTTGCTTATGAAAACGATGTAATAGTTGTAGCTTCCTCGGGAAATGACGCTACTGATACTCTTCTATTTCCAGCGGCTTATCCTCAAACGATAGCAGTTGGTGCTACTGATATTCATGATGATAAAGCCTGGTATTCGAATTATGGGAGCAACTTAGATCTTTTAGCGCCAGGAGGAGATGTTATTGGAGGTATATTAAGCACTTATGCCACAGATAGTTACGCATATTTAGCAGGAACCTCGATGGCAGCACCGCAAGTTTCAGCAGCTGCGGCGTTATTAATAAGTGCTGGATTTACAGGAACTGAAGAGCTCAGAGAAGCTTTAACAGCCTCTGCCTCTGATCTCGGGACCCCTGGTTATGATATCTACTATGGGGCAGGCCTTCTTCAGATAGATGCTGCACTTAAATATGCTGAGCATAACATTGATTCTGAACCATTTATCATCGAAGCTGTTGACCCATATTCTAACAAGCCCCTTGCCAGTTGTATTGCAGATAGCAATGGAGAGTATTCTCTTGAGGTTCCCCCGGTTCCCTTTTATCTTCAAGTCTGGCAAGACTTTGACCATGATGGAGAAATTTCGACCGGAGACTTCTTTGGCTATTATGGTTATAATGGTGGAGATGTCCTCGCGGGAAATCCTGCAACAATAACCGGCGAAGTTTTTAAAGAAATTGAAGTCGATTTTCCCTTTGCCCCCGTTCTAACTAAAGATCATGATTAG
- a CDS encoding prepilin peptidase: MPVIFFLLGLVFGSFFNAVIYRLPRKEYSINKPRRSICPECKHVLTWKDNIPLISYLLLKGKCRYCGAKISLRYPAVEVLTAFLFAINALFFPLQQAVTMCILVSGLIISSFIDLEHFMIPDTGIVLVATGAALYSFFSHQYPKVLIEAGIVTGLMIAFFAVSNAVRKDSFGFGDVELIAVLSLAVGLFGSLFVILFSSIFALLTYALIAAVKKKNFDRKTMIPFGPFISLGGYVTLLFMDQIRTLYGLN; this comes from the coding sequence ATGCCTGTGATATTCTTCCTATTAGGACTTGTTTTTGGAAGCTTTTTCAATGCGGTAATTTATCGACTACCACGAAAAGAATATTCGATTAATAAGCCGAGAAGAAGTATATGCCCAGAATGCAAGCATGTTCTCACCTGGAAAGATAACATTCCTCTGATAAGTTATCTACTTCTGAAAGGAAAATGCCGTTATTGCGGTGCAAAAATTTCTTTGAGATATCCTGCTGTAGAAGTGCTTACCGCGTTTTTGTTTGCGATCAATGCCCTATTTTTTCCCCTTCAACAAGCTGTTACTATGTGTATATTGGTATCAGGGTTGATAATTTCCTCCTTCATCGATCTTGAGCATTTTATGATTCCCGATACAGGAATCGTTCTGGTGGCTACCGGTGCAGCTTTATATTCATTCTTTTCACACCAATACCCAAAAGTTCTCATAGAAGCGGGGATAGTAACAGGGCTGATGATAGCGTTTTTTGCTGTATCAAATGCCGTAAGGAAGGATTCTTTTGGTTTTGGTGATGTTGAATTGATAGCTGTGCTTTCCCTTGCGGTTGGTTTATTTGGCTCTCTATTTGTAATACTCTTCTCTTCGATTTTTGCGCTTTTGACATACGCTTTAATAGCCGCAGTGAAAAAGAAGAATTTTGATCGCAAAACGATGATACCTTTTGGCCCTTTTATTTCCCTTGGGGGATATGTGACGTTGCTGTTCATGGACCAGATAAGAACTTTATATGGACTGAATTGA
- the rnr gene encoding ribonuclease R: MRLTIEELLKKIYSSKYTPSTLTELARKMNIHDKTKRRILRSLLKELVESGKIIKDSRGRYVVPGENITTGYIKFSRKGLGAMVSTEDGEQIYIGAEDTGFALDGDKVLVEKGGRFRDIARGKVIKILKRKREKIVGTFITKGLFAFVIPDDIRIKYDFYIPPENYNNAKPDEKVVIRITRYPTRGKNPEGIVEKVLGTVEDPAVDLPSIVFKHELPEPGWFPEDVLKEAKRVSHEPDSAEKNKRKDFAKEPIFTIDGEDAKDFDDAIGIKKLPNGNFLLGVHIADVSHYVKEGSRLDHEAYERGTSVYLLDTVIPMLPFQLSNNICSLREGVDRLTLSLEMEISPTGKLVDYKISEGFIRSARRLTYNEVNRFLRGDKDPELHEKLNPVKEELLAARELAAILRDWRKKRGSVMDISSREVKILTNKKGNVIDIIPQERGESEVMIEEFMIKANETVAEIFANQGLPFVYRIHEEPDSDALFQLKNYLEAIGLNIKMPRNIHPKVLQQILEKTKEHPLHSSIERVVVRSMKRAIYSEQNVGHFGLASEAYTHFTSPIRRYPDLVVHRLLKKLIRKNMFSQKEIEKYEEILPKIADHCSKRERIANEAEWDLLDMKKVEYMGYHIGEHFNAVITGVTKFGLFVEIPEKMISGLVHISTLDDYYEFDEKANILIGKRRKGIFRIGDELVVQAVRADKTTMEIDFIIVEDEKKSNSKSRKKSSKRKKRAR, translated from the coding sequence ATGAGACTCACAATAGAGGAACTGTTGAAAAAAATTTATTCATCAAAATACACCCCTTCAACACTTACAGAACTCGCAAGAAAAATGAACATCCATGACAAAACAAAAAGAAGAATATTGCGTTCCCTGCTAAAGGAATTGGTAGAGTCTGGAAAAATCATAAAGGATTCCCGGGGCAGATATGTTGTTCCGGGGGAGAACATAACAACCGGATATATCAAGTTTTCAAGAAAAGGACTTGGGGCAATGGTTTCTACTGAGGATGGGGAGCAAATTTATATTGGGGCTGAAGATACAGGGTTTGCCCTTGATGGGGATAAGGTTCTCGTTGAAAAAGGCGGGAGATTTCGTGATATAGCTCGCGGAAAAGTGATCAAAATACTGAAGCGAAAGCGTGAAAAAATAGTCGGGACATTTATTACGAAGGGTTTATTCGCTTTCGTAATTCCGGATGACATCAGGATAAAATATGATTTCTATATCCCTCCCGAAAACTACAACAACGCAAAGCCAGATGAGAAAGTGGTAATTAGAATCACCCGTTATCCAACAAGGGGAAAGAACCCCGAGGGAATAGTCGAAAAGGTTCTTGGTACAGTTGAAGACCCGGCGGTGGATTTACCATCCATTGTTTTCAAGCATGAGCTTCCAGAACCCGGCTGGTTCCCGGAAGATGTTCTGAAAGAAGCGAAGAGAGTTTCACATGAACCAGATTCCGCCGAAAAAAACAAAAGAAAGGATTTTGCAAAAGAACCGATCTTCACTATTGACGGCGAAGATGCGAAGGATTTCGATGACGCCATAGGAATAAAAAAACTTCCAAACGGGAATTTTCTTCTCGGGGTTCATATAGCAGATGTTTCTCATTATGTGAAAGAAGGTTCCAGGTTAGACCATGAAGCCTATGAAAGAGGTACATCTGTCTACTTGCTGGATACAGTAATTCCAATGCTTCCTTTCCAGCTTTCAAATAATATCTGCTCTTTGCGCGAAGGTGTTGACCGCCTTACCCTTTCATTAGAGATGGAAATATCCCCAACAGGCAAACTGGTGGATTACAAAATCAGCGAAGGTTTTATACGCTCGGCAAGAAGGTTAACGTACAATGAAGTAAATCGCTTCTTGCGGGGTGATAAAGATCCTGAATTGCACGAAAAGCTCAACCCCGTTAAAGAGGAATTGCTTGCGGCACGGGAATTGGCAGCAATATTGCGAGACTGGCGAAAGAAAAGAGGCTCGGTAATGGATATCTCTTCGAGAGAGGTAAAGATACTCACCAACAAAAAAGGCAACGTAATCGACATAATTCCCCAGGAACGTGGAGAGTCCGAAGTCATGATTGAAGAATTTATGATAAAGGCAAACGAAACAGTTGCGGAAATATTTGCCAATCAGGGGCTTCCCTTCGTATATAGGATCCATGAGGAACCTGATTCCGATGCATTATTCCAGCTCAAAAATTACCTTGAAGCCATCGGGTTGAACATAAAAATGCCCAGAAATATTCACCCAAAGGTACTTCAGCAAATTCTGGAGAAAACGAAAGAACACCCGCTTCATTCATCAATTGAAAGAGTCGTTGTTCGCTCGATGAAAAGAGCAATTTACTCTGAGCAAAATGTAGGGCATTTCGGACTCGCTTCAGAGGCTTACACTCATTTTACATCTCCAATAAGGCGATATCCAGATCTTGTGGTCCACAGATTATTGAAAAAGCTGATAAGGAAAAACATGTTCAGTCAAAAAGAAATCGAAAAATATGAGGAGATCCTTCCGAAAATAGCCGATCATTGCTCGAAGCGTGAAAGAATAGCCAATGAAGCAGAGTGGGATTTGCTGGATATGAAGAAAGTGGAATATATGGGATACCACATTGGAGAACACTTCAATGCGGTAATAACCGGGGTGACTAAGTTTGGTCTCTTTGTCGAAATTCCCGAAAAAATGATTTCTGGCCTTGTGCATATATCTACCCTTGATGATTATTATGAGTTTGACGAAAAGGCAAATATCCTCATTGGAAAACGCAGAAAGGGGATTTTTCGCATAGGAGACGAGCTTGTTGTTCAAGCAGTTAGAGCGGACAAGACAACTATGGAAATTGATTTCATAATAGTTGAAGACGAGAAAAAATCCAATTCAAAAAGCCGAAAAAAGTCTTCAAAGAGAAAAAAGAGGGCTCGTTGA
- the amrA gene encoding AmmeMemoRadiSam system protein A has translation MKGNSPYVRWAWEVLESFIIKGVYPEIPDFLPEELTTKRAGCFVTLHKKNGDLRGCIGTVLPTKGTLAEEIRDNAIASATRDPRFSPLSKDELDSIIISVDILSEPEECSKEDLDPKKYGVIVEKDWRRGVLLPDLPEVDTVEKQLRIVLIKAGISSGEDFKIFRFTANRYY, from the coding sequence ATGAAAGGAAATTCGCCTTATGTTAGGTGGGCCTGGGAAGTTCTTGAGTCATTCATTATAAAGGGGGTTTATCCTGAAATTCCAGATTTTCTTCCGGAAGAGTTGACAACAAAAAGAGCAGGATGCTTTGTAACGTTGCACAAGAAAAATGGCGACCTTAGAGGTTGTATCGGTACTGTGCTTCCAACGAAAGGGACACTGGCTGAAGAGATCCGTGACAATGCAATTGCTTCCGCAACAAGGGATCCGAGATTTTCGCCTCTCTCAAAAGATGAACTTGACAGCATAATCATTTCTGTTGACATATTGAGCGAACCCGAAGAATGCTCAAAGGAAGACCTTGATCCCAAAAAATATGGGGTTATCGTCGAAAAGGATTGGCGACGTGGCGTACTGCTTCCTGATTTACCGGAAGTCGATACTGTAGAGAAACAGTTAAGAATTGTTTTAATAAAAGCTGGTATTTCTTCCGGTGAGGATTTCAAAATTTTTAGGTTTACGGCTAATAGATATTACTAG
- a CDS encoding tetratricopeptide repeat protein, with product MEVYRIIHKTRIYDIDPLVPFAIAVVDLIYDRDLSAAKEDLKGTGLEKSLITIGKLSENFDCITPNLYAPIGPEEFKDYLNEAGIRLSMMKQGTFEGFHDRIMAYADRGHYDIAQKYLDIIYEEGVDKDIVAELKGTFYIEQGEIERGIDWLKIALKENPSLVSAYSTLGQTYFNLGRYEESIQCWEKELELVPNHIVTYFMLADAYNLAGKAEKAIEILQKLVDNDPNNLLAKYQLMELYEEQKEIEKAKELEKEILEAEPIYTNDIEIWARVQFKNGNYARVKKVVEKAIKNSSGFEYLKILLVIPEIKLGNKESAQRIMREFLDEKVWYYYGKKELFEEFLTPEERKVCELVK from the coding sequence ATGGAAGTTTACAGGATTATTCATAAAACCAGAATATACGATATTGATCCTTTGGTGCCTTTCGCAATTGCTGTTGTGGATTTAATTTATGATAGAGATTTATCGGCAGCGAAAGAAGACCTTAAAGGAACCGGGCTCGAAAAATCATTGATTACAATTGGAAAATTAAGCGAAAACTTCGACTGCATTACTCCGAATCTCTATGCCCCAATTGGCCCTGAAGAATTCAAAGATTACCTAAATGAAGCTGGCATAAGACTATCGATGATGAAGCAGGGAACTTTTGAAGGTTTTCACGACAGGATCATGGCTTATGCAGATCGCGGCCATTACGATATTGCACAAAAATATCTCGATATTATATATGAAGAAGGCGTGGACAAAGACATCGTTGCTGAATTGAAAGGCACTTTTTATATCGAACAGGGTGAAATAGAAAGAGGGATAGATTGGTTAAAAATAGCACTCAAAGAAAATCCCTCACTGGTTTCTGCGTATTCAACACTTGGACAAACTTACTTTAATCTGGGAAGATACGAAGAGTCTATCCAATGCTGGGAAAAAGAACTGGAACTTGTTCCAAATCATATAGTTACTTATTTTATGCTCGCAGACGCTTACAACCTTGCTGGCAAGGCCGAAAAAGCGATAGAAATTTTGCAAAAACTCGTTGATAATGATCCGAACAACCTGCTCGCAAAATACCAGCTTATGGAGCTCTACGAGGAGCAAAAGGAAATCGAAAAAGCAAAGGAACTTGAGAAAGAAATACTTGAAGCTGAACCCATTTATACAAATGATATTGAAATATGGGCAAGGGTCCAGTTCAAAAATGGGAATTATGCCCGGGTTAAAAAAGTTGTCGAGAAGGCTATCAAAAACTCTTCTGGCTTTGAATACTTGAAAATATTACTAGTGATTCCTGAAATCAAATTGGGGAATAAAGAAAGCGCGCAAAGAATAATGAGAGAATTCCTTGACGAAAAAGTGTGGTATTATTACGGAAAGAAGGAACTCTTTGAAGAATTTCTCACTCCGGAAGAAAGGAAAGTCTGTGAATTAGTCAAATAG
- a CDS encoding type II secretion system protein yields MKKGFSLVELLIVLTVLAALISSVTIFAMNAIRKAKATQISQNLKIIANSVESKLYLEGLDHLSEVSNLSYYGKNIGDNYKLYLVTKPSGEIMVNAVYNALDVDAELLEEILPDATTTSADLHHELQAGEKYYRITSYVLQGIVAGTKVTIVPKDSIYLSKIIRLF; encoded by the coding sequence GTGAAGAAAGGTTTTTCTCTTGTAGAACTTCTGATTGTTCTCACAGTACTTGCTGCGCTCATTTCTTCAGTAACCATTTTTGCGATGAATGCCATCAGAAAGGCAAAAGCTACGCAAATCTCTCAAAATCTTAAGATTATTGCAAATTCTGTCGAAAGTAAATTGTATCTTGAAGGGCTCGATCATCTTTCAGAAGTTTCGAATTTGTCTTACTATGGAAAGAATATTGGCGACAACTACAAACTTTATCTGGTAACAAAACCCAGTGGGGAAATAATGGTAAATGCCGTATATAATGCTCTTGATGTAGATGCTGAACTCTTAGAAGAAATTCTTCCAGATGCCACAACAACCTCTGCTGACCTTCATCACGAGTTACAAGCTGGCGAAAAATATTACCGAATCACTTCATATGTTCTACAAGGAATAGTAGCGGGAACAAAAGTTACCATAGTTCCAAAGGATTCCATTTATTTAAGCAAAATCATAAGGTTATTTTAG
- a CDS encoding ferritin-like domain-containing protein, translating to MNEKIIGVLKFALVREREGMEFYRNKKNDMKTPNVREVFESLEEMERAHVNYIMELIENISRGDEISLVSIPSPSFFEKRTKEEEKGIAVDNIMGDLSVLRTAYLIEKDFADFYKEAANKSENAEIRKAFEDLSTWETEHKNTLLMVHNELMKEYWGDQGFAPLY from the coding sequence ATGAACGAGAAAATTATTGGCGTTTTGAAATTTGCACTTGTAAGAGAAAGAGAAGGAATGGAGTTTTACAGAAATAAAAAGAATGACATGAAAACACCAAATGTCAGAGAAGTATTTGAGAGCCTTGAAGAAATGGAAAGAGCTCATGTTAATTACATCATGGAGTTGATAGAGAATATAAGCAGAGGCGATGAAATCAGTCTTGTGTCGATACCTTCTCCAAGCTTTTTCGAAAAAAGGACAAAGGAGGAAGAAAAAGGAATAGCCGTTGACAATATTATGGGAGACCTTTCGGTTTTGAGAACAGCCTATTTAATTGAGAAAGACTTTGCCGACTTTTACAAAGAAGCTGCTAACAAATCCGAAAACGCAGAAATCAGAAAGGCCTTTGAAGATTTGTCTACATGGGAAACAGAACATAAAAACACCTTGCTCATGGTTCACAACGAACTTATGAAAGAGTATTGGGGTGATCAGGGTTTTGCGCCTCTTTACTGA
- a CDS encoding type II secretion system protein, with translation MRRKEGFSLVELLIVLAVMAALIATITPVALNAIRKAKATQVAQNLKTLASALENAAYVNGIDESNNYVKNSSGSALTLTDLGRDIDSAKYAVYYDVSSGTVEATVVSLEDVNLTIVQGILSGVAQATYSAALIGSETSVTGSSWPSSLDGETLTYYNFDFTVY, from the coding sequence ATGAGGAGAAAAGAAGGATTTTCATTAGTTGAGCTTTTGATCGTTTTGGCTGTTATGGCAGCCCTTATCGCAACAATTACTCCAGTGGCTCTTAATGCTATAAGAAAAGCAAAAGCCACTCAAGTTGCACAAAATTTGAAAACATTAGCGAGTGCTTTAGAAAATGCCGCTTATGTAAATGGTATTGATGAGTCTAATAACTACGTAAAGAATTCATCAGGAAGTGCCTTAACTCTTACAGACCTGGGGAGAGACATTGATTCAGCTAAATATGCAGTATACTATGATGTATCCAGTGGAACAGTGGAAGCAACGGTGGTATCCTTGGAAGATGTTAATCTTACCATAGTGCAAGGTATTCTCAGTGGTGTTGCACAAGCTACGTACTCTGCTGCTCTTATCGGCTCCGAAACATCCGTTACAGGTTCAAGTTGGCCTTCTTCTTTAGATGGAGAAACTTTGACATACTATAATTTTGATTTCACAGTATATTGA